A region of Moorena producens PAL-8-15-08-1 DNA encodes the following proteins:
- a CDS encoding MBL fold metallo-hydrolase — MKRRQLMRYVSAGVLTTLSTGLASGLSSYQAQPSRNVLTVKWLGHTCFLFTGGGVRVLVNPFQTIGCTARYNSPKVEADLVLISSLLLDEGAAEGIPGSPRLLFEPGIFQVNGLKFEGISIPHDRVGGRRFGNNVVWKWTQNGINILHLGGAAAPLDIEQKILIGRPDLALIPVGGGPKAYTPQEAKQAFDVLKAKIMIPTHFRTKAADAEQCDILPVEEFLTLMKETPIRRAKNDTITISSGDLSQDGSVIQLMSYNYNF, encoded by the coding sequence ATGAAACGGCGACAGTTGATGCGCTATGTGAGTGCGGGTGTACTCACAACTCTTTCAACCGGCTTAGCTTCTGGACTCAGTTCTTACCAAGCACAGCCATCACGCAATGTATTGACAGTAAAGTGGCTTGGTCATACCTGCTTTTTATTTACTGGGGGTGGTGTGCGAGTTTTAGTCAACCCATTCCAAACCATTGGGTGTACGGCTAGATACAACTCACCAAAAGTAGAGGCAGATTTAGTCCTAATCAGTAGCCTACTACTAGATGAAGGAGCAGCGGAAGGGATACCGGGGAGTCCCCGGCTCCTATTTGAACCGGGTATTTTTCAAGTAAATGGGCTAAAATTCGAGGGAATTAGTATTCCTCACGACCGAGTCGGTGGACGTCGGTTTGGTAATAACGTGGTTTGGAAATGGACTCAAAATGGTATCAATATCCTACACCTGGGAGGAGCAGCAGCCCCTCTAGATATTGAGCAGAAAATTTTGATCGGGCGTCCTGATTTAGCGTTGATTCCAGTGGGAGGGGGACCAAAAGCCTACACCCCTCAAGAAGCTAAACAGGCATTTGATGTCCTTAAGGCAAAGATCATGATTCCTACTCATTTCCGAACCAAGGCCGCTGATGCCGAACAGTGTGATATTTTGCCAGTGGAGGAGTTCTTAACATTGATGAAGGAGACACCCATACGCCGTGCCAAAAACGATACCATTACGATTAGCTCAGGGGATTTATCCCAAGATGGGTCAGTGATTCAACTAATGAGTTACAACTACAACTTTTAA
- a CDS encoding sensor histidine kinase, with product MPSPLPRLQPPFWIGGVAVLGMIFWIETLRQFGFVVPTPFILLFFAVALTASIDGLLAGVTSATVWAIYLIYASAVHVGPPSLTGGSVEVSLGILVVVLLAVRLGWIKDQNQKLIQKLRQASLELERRIEQRTAELLTTNSRLSKEIRGRILAQEALGKNELALQLSQNRLESILSSLEDVVWSVRPQTSRLLYLNSAVDSLYGYSISDFLGNSNLWLEVIHPEDRERVQQKRNFFSNNSLPLSPQSLLAIDGQDLEYRIVRSDGQVRWIRDHVQIHTDAHGIAIRIDGIVTDITKAKQVEEAMAASERKFHAIFDQTSQFTWLLQPDGTLLEANQTALNFSGLTPSEIVGKPFWQIQWWTQSTQTENSLKNAIAQAANGEFVRYQGSVLGLQGQVITMEFSVKPLRDENGNIVLLILEGRDISDRIRAEAATLEAQNKDILLKEIHHRVKNNLQIVSGLLYLQSRYIDDESILDILCESRNRLQVMALIHEKLYGSKNLTQIDFQDYIQSLTKDLLGCYACTNNPPRIKVNFVQTFLDIDRAITCGLIINELVSNSLKHAFPEEDGGKIIVDFKCCEDNYFELIVSDNGLGIREGIDLDNPKTLGLRLVHTLATKQLKGEVELDTSHGVMFKIKF from the coding sequence TTGCCTAGCCCCTTACCCAGACTGCAACCGCCTTTCTGGATTGGTGGAGTGGCGGTTTTAGGCATGATTTTCTGGATTGAAACCCTACGGCAGTTTGGGTTTGTTGTTCCAACTCCCTTTATACTTCTTTTCTTTGCTGTTGCCCTAACTGCCAGTATCGACGGATTACTTGCTGGAGTTACCAGTGCCACAGTATGGGCAATTTACCTGATCTATGCCTCTGCTGTTCACGTTGGTCCACCGAGTTTAACCGGGGGTTCAGTAGAGGTGAGTTTGGGGATTCTAGTTGTGGTCTTACTGGCTGTGCGGCTCGGCTGGATAAAAGACCAGAATCAGAAGCTGATCCAAAAGTTGCGACAAGCCAGCCTTGAGCTAGAACGACGGATTGAACAACGCACCGCTGAACTCTTAACCACCAATTCTAGACTCTCCAAGGAGATTCGCGGACGCATTCTGGCTCAAGAAGCCCTCGGAAAAAACGAATTGGCATTACAGTTAAGCCAAAATCGACTTGAAAGTATTTTGAGTTCCCTTGAGGATGTGGTTTGGTCCGTGCGCCCCCAAACCTCCAGACTGCTTTACCTCAACTCCGCTGTTGATAGTCTTTATGGTTATAGTATATCCGATTTTTTAGGTAACTCAAATCTTTGGCTAGAGGTAATCCACCCAGAAGACCGAGAACGAGTTCAGCAGAAGCGAAATTTTTTTAGCAATAACTCATTGCCCTTGTCACCCCAATCACTTCTGGCCATTGACGGTCAAGACTTAGAATATCGAATCGTGCGCTCTGATGGGCAGGTGCGCTGGATTCGTGATCATGTACAAATTCACACCGATGCCCATGGTATCGCGATACGCATTGATGGTATTGTCACTGACATTACCAAAGCCAAGCAAGTCGAGGAAGCAATGGCCGCGAGTGAGCGGAAATTTCACGCCATCTTTGACCAGACCAGCCAATTTACATGGCTCCTGCAACCAGATGGTACCTTGCTCGAAGCCAACCAAACTGCCCTTAACTTTAGCGGATTAACTCCGTCAGAGATTGTGGGTAAGCCCTTCTGGCAAATCCAATGGTGGACACAGTCTACTCAAACCGAGAATTCTTTAAAAAATGCGATCGCTCAAGCAGCTAACGGTGAGTTTGTCCGTTATCAAGGGTCGGTGCTAGGGTTACAGGGTCAAGTGATCACGATGGAGTTTTCCGTGAAACCGTTGCGGGATGAGAACGGAAATATAGTGTTGTTAATCCTAGAAGGTCGAGATATTAGCGATCGCATCAGAGCAGAAGCAGCAACTCTAGAGGCTCAAAACAAGGACATACTGCTTAAAGAAATTCATCATCGGGTCAAGAACAATTTACAAATTGTCTCAGGACTCCTTTACCTCCAGTCCCGATATATAGATGATGAAAGTATTCTGGATATCCTCTGTGAAAGCCGCAATCGTCTCCAAGTCATGGCCTTAATCCATGAGAAACTTTATGGCTCTAAGAACCTCACCCAGATTGACTTCCAAGATTATATTCAATCCCTGACTAAGGACTTATTAGGATGTTACGCCTGTACTAATAATCCCCCTAGGATTAAGGTTAATTTTGTTCAGACATTTCTGGACATCGACAGGGCAATTACCTGTGGTTTAATTATTAATGAGTTAGTCTCCAATTCCCTCAAACATGCTTTTCCAGAAGAAGATGGCGGTAAAATTATTGTTGACTTTAAGTGCTGTGAGGATAACTATTTTGAACTGATCGTCAGTGACAATGGTCTTGGCATCCGAGAAGGTATAGATTTAGATAACCCCAAGACCCTCGGTCTACGCTTAGTCCATACCCTAGCCACTAAGCAACTCAAAGGTGAAGTTGAGTTAGATACAAGTCATGGTGTTATGTTTAAAATTAAATTTTAA
- a CDS encoding hybrid sensor histidine kinase/response regulator, with the protein MSQINILVVEDEAITAEVIAEQLIQLGYTVTDSVTSGTGAISSTANNQPDLVLMDITLDPNDIDGITAAQRIREQFQIPVVYLTAHSDETTLARAKMTAPFGYLIKPFNERELRVAIETALYRHQLEKELVKQQNLLATILSSTNDAVIATNETGAITYINPAAATLTGWTVAEAFGHSITDVIQIVDERTDTPLQNPVMEVLQEERVIFVDQGIGLIAKDGSKISVGNSASPITEEDGTIKGVVLVLWNIREQQQPELLAVERVKLPAKACASIQAEAQAGQLLSAVQELGALKSDLIARISHEFRTPLSIILTAAELLQKYGSKLSPHKQERNLYRIQSSVMRMTRIMEDVLTLSKAESGELQLNCVPVDVVELCRSLVEEHQIMVGKRYTIGLIPQDSPGLVELDEQILRQILSNLLTLATHYSLKGSMIALEMFCEDNQIVFQVKDQGSGIVPESQGQLFEALFRASNIGSMSSSGMGLGMIRKFVDLHRGKITLTSQVGVGTTYTVKLPLTSSI; encoded by the coding sequence ATGTCACAAATAAACATCTTAGTGGTTGAAGATGAAGCGATCACAGCTGAAGTTATTGCTGAACAGCTCATACAGTTGGGATACACCGTAACCGATAGCGTCACCTCTGGCACGGGCGCTATCAGCAGCACTGCCAATAACCAGCCTGATTTAGTCCTGATGGATATTACCTTAGATCCAAACGATATAGATGGCATAACTGCTGCTCAGCGCATCCGAGAGCAATTCCAGATTCCAGTAGTCTATTTGACAGCCCACTCTGATGAGACTACCCTAGCCCGAGCTAAGATGACAGCACCGTTCGGGTATCTGATCAAACCATTTAACGAACGGGAATTGCGGGTAGCGATTGAAACGGCCCTCTATCGGCACCAGCTGGAAAAAGAGTTAGTCAAACAGCAGAATTTGCTAGCAACAATACTCAGCTCCACTAATGATGCCGTGATCGCTACCAATGAAACAGGGGCAATCACCTACATCAACCCAGCCGCTGCAACCCTCACTGGCTGGACAGTAGCAGAAGCTTTTGGGCACAGCATTACAGATGTGATTCAAATTGTAGACGAACGCACTGATACCCCACTCCAGAACCCAGTCATGGAAGTGCTTCAGGAAGAAAGGGTCATTTTTGTGGATCAGGGCATAGGTTTGATTGCCAAAGACGGTAGCAAGATCTCCGTGGGAAATAGTGCTTCCCCGATTACAGAAGAAGATGGTACCATCAAGGGTGTAGTTCTTGTGCTGTGGAATATCAGGGAACAGCAACAACCCGAATTATTGGCAGTAGAAAGAGTCAAATTGCCAGCCAAAGCTTGCGCTAGCATACAAGCTGAAGCTCAAGCGGGTCAACTATTGTCTGCAGTACAAGAACTAGGGGCACTGAAATCTGACCTAATCGCTAGGATTTCCCATGAGTTTCGCACTCCCCTATCGATTATTTTAACTGCTGCTGAACTGCTGCAAAAATACGGGTCCAAGTTGTCACCGCACAAACAAGAAAGAAACTTGTATCGGATTCAATCATCAGTGATGCGAATGACTCGAATTATGGAAGATGTTCTGACCTTAAGCAAGGCTGAATCCGGTGAACTCCAGCTCAACTGTGTGCCCGTAGATGTGGTTGAATTATGCCGCAGTTTAGTGGAAGAGCACCAAATCATGGTGGGAAAGCGCTATACTATCGGTTTGATCCCTCAGGATTCCCCTGGCCTAGTTGAGCTGGATGAACAAATCCTACGGCAAATTTTGAGCAATTTGCTGACCTTAGCAACTCATTACTCCTTGAAGGGTAGTATGATTGCTTTGGAAATGTTTTGTGAAGATAACCAAATTGTGTTCCAGGTAAAAGACCAAGGCAGTGGGATTGTGCCCGAAAGTCAGGGACAATTATTTGAAGCGTTATTCCGAGCTAGTAATATTGGTTCTATGTCTTCTTCAGGAATGGGGTTAGGCATGATCCGCAAGTTTGTGGATTTGCATCGTGGTAAAATTACCTTAACTAGTCAAGTCGGAGTTGGGACAACCTATACGGTAAAATTGCCATTAACCAGTTCTATCTAG